The following are encoded in a window of Mycolicibacterium tusciae JS617 genomic DNA:
- the sdhA gene encoding succinate dehydrogenase flavoprotein subunit — protein MIQEHRYDVVIVGAGGAGMRAAVEAGPRARTAVLTKLYPTRSHTGAAQGGMCAALANVEEDNWEWHTFDTVKGGDYLADQDAVEIMCREAIDAVLDLEKMGMPFNRTPEGRIDQRRFGGHTRDHGKAPVRRACYAADRTGHMILQTLYQNCVKHDVEFFNEYYALDIAITETQSGPVATGVIAYELATGDIHVFHAKAIVFATGGSGRMYKTTSNAHTLTGDGLGIVFRKGLPLEDMEFHQFHPTGLAGLGILISEAVRGEGGRLLNGEGERFMERYAPTIVDLAPRDIVARSMVLEVLEGRGAGPNKDYVYIDVRHLGADVLEAKLPDITEFARTYLGVDPVTELVPVYPTCHYVMGGIPTTISGQVLRDNTTPLPGLYAAGECACVSVHGANRLGTNSLLDINVFGRRAGIAAANYALGHDFVDLPSEPAGMVVSWVGDILSEHGNERVADIRGALQQSMDNNAAVFRTEETLKQALTDIHALKERYARITVHDKGKRYNSDLLEAIELGFLLELAEVTVVGALNRKESRGGHAREDYPNRDDTNYMRHTMAYKEGAELVSDIRLDYKPVVQTRYEPMERKY, from the coding sequence ATGATTCAAGAACACAGATACGACGTCGTCATCGTCGGTGCAGGCGGCGCGGGAATGCGCGCCGCCGTCGAGGCGGGGCCACGAGCTCGCACCGCGGTGCTGACGAAGCTCTACCCGACGCGCAGCCATACCGGCGCGGCGCAGGGCGGCATGTGCGCGGCACTGGCCAACGTCGAAGAGGACAACTGGGAATGGCACACCTTCGACACCGTCAAGGGCGGCGACTACCTCGCCGACCAGGACGCCGTCGAGATCATGTGCCGGGAAGCCATCGACGCGGTGCTCGACCTCGAGAAGATGGGCATGCCGTTCAACCGCACGCCCGAGGGTCGCATCGACCAGCGCCGGTTCGGCGGGCACACCCGCGACCACGGCAAGGCACCGGTGCGCAGGGCCTGCTACGCCGCCGACCGCACCGGCCACATGATCCTGCAGACGCTGTATCAAAACTGCGTCAAGCACGACGTCGAGTTCTTCAACGAGTACTACGCGCTGGACATCGCCATCACCGAGACGCAGTCGGGGCCCGTCGCCACCGGGGTCATCGCCTACGAGTTGGCGACCGGTGACATTCACGTCTTCCACGCCAAGGCGATCGTGTTCGCCACCGGCGGCTCGGGCCGGATGTACAAGACCACCTCCAACGCGCACACCTTGACCGGCGACGGCCTCGGCATCGTGTTCCGCAAGGGGCTTCCGTTGGAGGACATGGAGTTTCACCAGTTCCACCCGACGGGTCTGGCCGGGCTCGGCATCCTCATCTCCGAGGCGGTGCGCGGCGAGGGCGGACGGCTCCTCAACGGCGAGGGTGAGCGTTTCATGGAACGCTACGCGCCGACGATCGTCGACCTGGCGCCGCGCGACATCGTCGCCCGCTCGATGGTGCTCGAGGTGCTGGAGGGCCGCGGGGCAGGCCCCAACAAGGACTACGTCTACATCGACGTGCGACACCTGGGCGCGGACGTGCTCGAGGCCAAGCTGCCCGACATCACCGAGTTCGCCCGCACCTACCTGGGCGTCGACCCCGTCACCGAGCTGGTGCCGGTCTACCCGACGTGCCACTACGTGATGGGCGGTATCCCGACGACGATCAGCGGCCAGGTGCTTCGCGACAACACCACTCCCCTGCCCGGCCTGTATGCCGCAGGCGAGTGCGCGTGTGTCTCGGTGCACGGCGCCAACCGGCTCGGCACCAACTCGCTGCTGGACATCAACGTGTTCGGCCGGCGCGCAGGCATCGCGGCGGCCAACTACGCACTCGGCCACGATTTTGTCGACCTGCCTTCCGAACCGGCGGGCATGGTGGTCAGCTGGGTCGGCGACATCTTGAGCGAGCACGGCAACGAGCGAGTCGCCGACATTCGCGGCGCGCTACAACAGTCGATGGACAACAACGCCGCGGTGTTCCGCACCGAGGAGACCCTCAAGCAGGCGCTCACCGACATCCACGCGCTGAAGGAGCGCTATGCCCGAATCACAGTGCACGACAAGGGAAAGCGCTACAACAGCGACCTGCTAGAGGCCATCGAGCTGGGCTTCCTGCTGGAGCTGGCCGAGGTCACCGTCGTCGGTGCACTCAACCGCAAGGAGTCGCGCGGCGGACACGCCCGCGAGGACTACCCCAACCGCGACGACACGAACTATATGCGGCACACCATGGCCTACAAGGAAGGTGCCGAGCTGGTGAGCGACATCAGGCTGGATTACAAGCCGGTGGTGCAGACGCGATACGAGCCGATGGAACGGAAGTACTGA
- a CDS encoding succinate dehydrogenase iron-sulfur subunit, which translates to MTIAPEVSTKDPELPPVPDGAVMVTLKIARFNPEDPDTSGWQSYRVPSLPSDRLLNLLHYVKWYLDGTLTFRRSCAHGVCGSDAMRINGVNRLACKVLMRDLLPKTASKQLTITIEPIRGLPVEKDLVVNMEPFFDAYRAIKPYLMTSGNEPTRERIQSQTDRHRYDDTTKCILCACCTTSCPVYWSEGSYFGPAAIVNAHRFIFDSRDEGAAERLDILNEVDGVWRCRTTFNCTESCPRGIQVTQAIQEVKRALMFAR; encoded by the coding sequence ATGACCATCGCCCCCGAGGTCTCGACGAAGGATCCCGAGCTGCCACCGGTGCCCGACGGCGCCGTGATGGTGACGCTGAAGATCGCCCGATTCAACCCGGAGGACCCCGACACGTCAGGCTGGCAGAGCTACCGCGTGCCAAGCCTGCCGTCGGACCGGCTGCTGAACCTGCTGCATTACGTGAAGTGGTATCTGGACGGCACGCTGACGTTCCGGCGCTCGTGCGCGCACGGCGTCTGCGGCTCAGATGCCATGCGGATCAACGGAGTCAACCGATTGGCGTGCAAGGTCTTGATGCGCGACCTGCTACCCAAGACGGCCAGTAAGCAACTCACCATAACCATCGAGCCCATTCGCGGCCTGCCGGTCGAGAAGGACCTCGTGGTGAACATGGAGCCGTTCTTCGACGCCTACCGCGCGATCAAGCCGTACCTGATGACCTCCGGCAACGAGCCGACGCGCGAACGGATCCAGAGCCAGACCGATCGTCACCGCTACGACGACACCACCAAATGCATCCTCTGCGCATGCTGCACCACCAGCTGCCCGGTGTACTGGAGCGAGGGCAGCTATTTCGGACCGGCCGCGATCGTCAACGCCCACCGGTTCATCTTCGACAGCCGCGACGAGGGCGCCGCCGAGCGGCTGGACATCCTCAACGAGGTCGACGGGGTGTGGCGCTGCCGCACGACGTTCAACTGCACCGAATCCTGCCCCCGCGGCATCCAGGTAACGCAGGCGATCCAGGAGGTCAAGCGCGCGTTGATGTTCGCCCGTTAG